From a single Deltaproteobacteria bacterium genomic region:
- a CDS encoding mannose-1-phosphate guanylyltransferase/mannose-6-phosphate isomerase, giving the protein MNRKKSLIIPTILCGGAGTRLWPLSRDSYPKQLLPLASEKTMLQETAVRMLGFTHPKIDVSNLPLIVCNEEHRFLVAEQMRNIGIGRASIILEPFGRNTAPALTVAALHATQNGQNPLLLVMPSDHVVSDISAFHRALTVGARHTLSGAIVTFGIVPDAPETGYGYIQADDEAPISDEIFPIIRFVEKPDRKAAQSYLAAGGYYWNSGMFFMQAETWLKVIKQLQPVMFQACHTAFERGKHDTDFLRLDRESFAACPADSIDYAVMERLGLLPESGTHGIVMPINVGWSDVGAWDAVWQISKKDSKGNSVTGDVLLEDTESSLVISTSRLVSCVGINELVVVDASDAVLIARKDKAQNVKQIVEKLKEKNRKEGRVHRRVYRPWGWYDSLEQGERFQVKHILLNPGAMLSLQWHKHRSEHWIIVKGTAKITYGAETIVLNTNQSIFIPAGKKHRVENPGRDTLELIEVQCGSYLGEDDIIRLEDHYGRV; this is encoded by the coding sequence ATGAATAGAAAAAAATCCTTAATTATTCCGACCATACTATGCGGAGGTGCGGGTACACGTCTCTGGCCACTATCCCGAGACAGTTATCCTAAACAACTTCTGCCCCTTGCATCAGAAAAGACAATGCTACAGGAAACAGCAGTTCGGATGCTTGGCTTTACCCATCCGAAAATTGACGTTTCAAATCTCCCCCTGATAGTCTGTAACGAGGAACATCGTTTCCTTGTCGCGGAACAGATGCGAAACATCGGGATTGGCCGAGCTTCGATTATCCTGGAGCCGTTCGGTCGTAACACCGCTCCTGCGCTTACCGTTGCAGCACTTCATGCGACACAAAATGGACAGAATCCTTTATTGCTTGTTATGCCTTCGGATCATGTTGTATCGGATATCAGCGCTTTTCATCGGGCGCTCACAGTGGGTGCAAGACACACCCTTTCAGGCGCGATAGTTACTTTCGGCATTGTTCCTGATGCACCGGAAACAGGTTATGGGTACATTCAAGCCGATGATGAAGCCCCGATTTCGGACGAGATTTTTCCCATTATCCGTTTTGTAGAAAAACCTGACCGAAAAGCAGCACAAAGTTATCTGGCAGCCGGTGGATATTACTGGAATAGCGGTATGTTCTTTATGCAGGCGGAAACGTGGCTGAAGGTAATCAAGCAACTGCAACCCGTGATGTTTCAAGCTTGTCATACCGCCTTTGAGCGAGGGAAACACGACACTGATTTTTTGCGACTTGATCGTGAATCGTTTGCCGCATGTCCTGCCGATTCCATCGATTATGCGGTTATGGAGAGGCTGGGTTTATTACCTGAATCAGGCACCCACGGCATAGTTATGCCAATAAATGTGGGCTGGTCCGATGTAGGGGCTTGGGACGCTGTGTGGCAGATCAGTAAAAAAGACAGCAAGGGAAATAGTGTTACCGGTGATGTTCTGTTGGAGGATACGGAGTCATCTCTGGTTATCTCCACCTCCCGTTTAGTGTCCTGTGTGGGTATCAATGAGCTTGTCGTGGTTGATGCATCCGATGCGGTTTTAATTGCAAGGAAAGACAAGGCACAAAACGTCAAGCAAATTGTGGAAAAACTTAAGGAAAAAAACCGGAAAGAGGGTAGGGTACATCGCAGAGTATATCGCCCATGGGGATGGTATGATTCTTTGGAACAAGGAGAGCGGTTTCAAGTCAAACACATTTTGCTTAACCCCGGCGCTATGCTCAGCTTACAGTGGCACAAACACCGTTCTGAGCATTGGATTATCGTTAAAGGAACGGCCAAGATCACGTACGGCGCTGAAACGATTGTTCTCAATACAAATCAATCGATTTTCATTCCCGCTGGGAAAAAGCATCGTGTAGAAAACCCTGGCCGGGATACACTCGAACTTATAGAAGTCCAGTGTGGTTCTTATCTTGGAGAAGACGATATTATCCGGCTTGAAGATCATTACGGCAGGGTATAG